In the Pseudomonas orientalis genome, one interval contains:
- a CDS encoding DJ-1/PfpI family protein, translating to MTLHIGFLLFPGIQQLDLTGPYDVLGSLPDVKLHLVWQELAPVTSSTGLVFTPTMTYADCPNLDVLCVPGGSGVGALMEDPTTLDFLKAQAQTVRYLTSVCTGSLVLGAAGLLRGRKATTHWAYHDLLAPLGAIPVHARVVRDGNLFTGGGITAGIDFALTLAAELYSEAAAQLVQLQIEYAPAPPFDSGRPDTAPRHVLEEANKRTAESRRVRGEIVARAAARLG from the coding sequence ATGACCTTGCACATCGGTTTTCTGCTGTTCCCCGGCATCCAGCAGCTGGACCTGACCGGCCCCTATGACGTGCTCGGTTCGCTGCCGGACGTGAAGCTGCACTTGGTGTGGCAAGAGCTGGCGCCTGTCACCTCCAGCACCGGCCTGGTGTTTACGCCGACCATGACCTACGCCGACTGCCCGAACCTGGACGTACTGTGCGTACCCGGCGGCTCGGGCGTTGGCGCCTTGATGGAAGACCCCACCACACTGGACTTCCTCAAGGCCCAGGCGCAAACCGTGCGCTACCTGACCTCGGTGTGCACCGGCTCGCTGGTGCTGGGCGCGGCGGGTTTGCTGCGCGGTCGCAAGGCCACCACCCACTGGGCCTACCACGACCTGCTCGCGCCACTGGGCGCGATCCCGGTGCACGCGCGCGTAGTGCGTGACGGCAACCTGTTTACCGGCGGTGGGATCACGGCGGGTATCGACTTTGCGCTGACCCTGGCGGCGGAGTTGTACAGCGAAGCCGCGGCGCAATTGGTGCAGCTGCAAATCGAATACGCGCCGGCCCCACCGTTCGACTCGGGCCGCCCGGATACGGCGCCCAGGCATGTGCTGGAAGAAGCCAACAAACGCACGGCCGAATCACGCAGGGTGCGTGGAGAGATTGTTGCGCGGGCGGCGGCACGCTTGGGTTGA